A window from Trichomycterus rosablanca isolate fTriRos1 chromosome 21, fTriRos1.hap1, whole genome shotgun sequence encodes these proteins:
- the zdhhc8b gene encoding palmitoyltransferase ZDHHC8B → MPDSAGKRFKPTKYIPVCTAATLLVGSTTLFLVFTCPWLSNTVSPLVPLYNGVVLLFVLANFSMATFMDPGVYPRASEDEDKDEDFRAPLYKNVEVKGIQVRMKWCATCHFYRPPRCSHCSVCDNCVEDFDHHCPWVNNCIGRRNYRYFFLFLLSLSVHMLGVFSFGLIYVLHHLERLAALHTVVTMVVMCITGLFFIPVMGLTGFHMVLVARGRTTNEQVTGKFRGGVNPFTRGCCGNVKHVLCSPQAPRYLIDPRKKPSVPIEPPFLRPALTDRSVTVKVSDNGVHANMLRSKSKTSLDTSGEKSSETQPPLPPKAERHHHHHLHPIQNQLTSSEESSISSKPTAPSTPAMYQFRPSFGTMPKVQYHATGEKLATPEDCKTSPILEERAHDYRSEPNLDLPDYSGAEASLRRHFLSSPFQLDSYSLRSSGRRDDPVKLGGAKPDSATSTPHRGVFSPGTVSSRNGSLSYDSLLTPSVASVPSVPFHSPYLPPKTCHARRPEFQRQAYAASPYCPVRAGFMYPRERERDPSPVRYDNLSETIMASIQERKELEEREKLIRRHGGHAHAQMYADDSGVFDAHCPAYRGSRDELSQVGVLSYGPRVHHASASSLIRAHAASTSSLHAADAGNGRGGQYRSPSHQPPPSPSSSPRSPSFTHQKLSYVGARAVSPHLGSREDSNPGKVNGHPKGQPRVMSPSGAPLSPGRNANIKKVTGVGGTTYEISV, encoded by the exons ATGCCCGACAGCGCTGGAAAGAGATTTAAACCCACTAAATACATCCCAGTGTGCACCGCTGCGACTCTGCTGGTGGGCTCCACCACTCTCTTCTTGGTCTTCAC GTGTCCCTGGTTGAGTAACACCGTCTCTCCTCTGGTTCCTCTCTACAATGGCGTGGTGTTGCTCTTCGTCCTGGCTAACTTCAGCATGGCCACCTTCATGGACCCCGGTGTGTACCCTCGAG CGAGTGAGGACGAGGACAAGGACGAGGATTTTCGCGCTCCGCTCTATAAGAACGTGGAGGTGAAGGGGATCCAGGTTCGGATGAAGTGGTGCGCGACCTGTCACTTCTACAGACCCCCCCGCTGCTcccactgcagtgtgtgtgacAACTGTgtggag GATTTTGACCATCACTGCCCCTGGGTGAACAACTGTATCGGGCGGCGGAATTACCGCTACTTCTTCCTCTTCCTGCTCTCCCTGAGCGTTCACATGCTCGGCGTCTTCAGCTTCGGCCTCATCTACGTGTTACACCACCTGGAGAGACTCGCCGCGCTGCACACCGTCGTCAC GATGGTAGTGATGTGTATCACTGGTTTGTTCTTTATTCCTGTTATGGGACTCACTGGGTTCCACATGGTGCTGGTGGCCAGAGGACGAACCACTAACgagcag gTAACCGGGAAGTTCCGCGGAGGTGTGAACCCGTTCACTCGTGGTTGCTGTGGCAACGTGAAGCACGTCCTGTGTAGCCCGCAAGCtccgag GTACCTGATCGACCCCAGGAAGAAGCCGAGCGTCCCGATCGAGCCCCCGTTCCTCCGCCCGGCTCTCACCGACCGCAGCGTGACGGTTAAAGTCAGCGATAACGGCGTGCACGCTAACATGCTGCGCTCTAAA TCTAAGACCAGCCTGGACACTTCGGGGGAGAAAAGTTCGGAAACGCAGCCTCCTCTTCCTCCCAAAGCTGaacgtcatcatcatcatcatcttcatccgaTCCAGAACCAGCTCACGTCCAGCGAGG AAAGTTCTATATCCAGTAAACCCACAGCTCCCAGTACTCCTGCCATGTACCAGTTCAGACCCTCGTTCGGTACCATGCCCAAGGTGCAGTACCACGCCACAGGAGAGAAG CTGGCGACGCCCGAGGACTGCAAGACCTCGCCGATTTTGGAGGAGCGCGCTCACGACTACCGGTCCGAGCCGAACCTGGACCTGCCGGACTACAGCGGGGCAGAGGCGTCCCTCCGTCGCCACTTCCTGTCCTCTCCCTTCCAGCTGGACTCGTACAGTCTGAGAAGCAGCGGGCGCAGGGACGATCCCGTGAAGCTAGGGGGCGCCAAACCCGACTCGGCCACGTCCACCCCGCACAGGGGCGTGTTCTCCCCGGGGACCGTGTCCAGCCGTAACGGGAGTCTGTCCTACGACAGCCTGTTGACACCCAGCGTGGCGTCGGTGCCCTCTGTGCCCTTCCACTCGCCCTACCTGCCCCCTAAGACGTGCCACGCGCGGCGTCCTGAATTCCAGCGGCAGGCGTACGCCGCGTCCCCTTACTGCCCCGTCCGGGCGGGGTTCATGTACCCCCGGGAGCGGGAGCGCGACCCGTCCCCGGTCCGTTACGATAACCTGTCCGAAACCATCATGGCGTCCATCCAGGAACGGAAGGAACTGGAGGAGCGCGAGAAGCTCATCCGGCGGCACGGCGGCCACGCCCACGCGCAGATGTACGCCGACGACTCGGGCGTGTTCGACGCCCACTGTCCCGCCTACAGAGGCTCCCGGGACGAGCTGAGCCAGGTGGGGGTGCTGTCGTACGGTCCGCGGGTCCATCACGCCTCGGCGTCCTCGCTGATCCGCGCGCACGCGGCGTCCACTTCCTCCCTGCACGCGGCGGACGCAGGAAACGGGCGGGGCGGGCAGTACCGCTCGCCGTCCCATCAGCCCCCGCCGTCTCCGTCCTCCTCCCCTCGCTCGCCCTCCTTCACCCACCAGAAGCTCTCGTACGTGGGCGCCAGGGCCGTCTCGCCTCACCTCGGCTCCAG